The following are encoded in a window of Fretibacter rubidus genomic DNA:
- the rpoB gene encoding DNA-directed RNA polymerase subunit beta, with the protein MSLSFTGKKRIRKSFGRIPEVVRMPNLIEVQKSSYNQFLQKDLVKEDRGDNGLNGTFRSVFPVRDFSDRAVLEYVSFEFEPPKFDEEECQQRDITFAAPLKVKMRLVVFDIDDDTGARSVKDIKEQDVYMGDIPLMTDKGTFIINGTERVIVSQMHRSPGVFFDHDKGKGHSSGKFLFSARIIPYRGSWLDFEFDAKDVLYARIDRRRKLPATTVLYALGMSKEEILAQFYNAIDYKFDKKKGGWTLPFNADDYRGAKLQADLIDAKSGEVAAQAGRKLTKRGAKKLADDGLKTILITNEDLAERYAAEDIVNTSTGQIYAEAGDELTPENIELIIEAGIKELSVLNIDNINVGPYIRTTLAADKNESRDGALVDIYRVMRPGEPPTPEAAEALFESLFFDQERYDLSAVGRVKMNMRLDLDASDEERVLRREDLLAVVDTLVKLKDGIGSVDDIDNLGNRRVRSVGELMENQYRIGLLRMERAIKERMSSVDIETVMPHDLINAKPAAAVVREFFGSSQLSQFMDQTNPLSEITHKRRLSALGPGGLTRERAGFEVRDVHPTHYGRICPIETPEGPNIGLINSLATHARVNKYGFIESPYRKIVNGKLTDEVVYVSAMEEARYSVAQANAAITDKGELADEFVTCRVNGEVTPVAREDVDFIDVSPKQLVSVAAALIPFLENDDANRALMGSNMMRQAVPLLKAEAPLVGTGMESVVALDSGATVAAKRTGIVEQVDATRIVIRATKETDLKKSGVDIYNLLKFQRSNQSTCINQRPLVRVGDEVKVGDIIADGPSTDLGELALGRNVLVAFMPWNGYNFEDSILISERIVTDDVYTSVHLEEFSVMARDTKLGPEEITRDIPNVGEEALRNLDEAGIVAVGAEVHSGDILVGKVTPKGESPMTPEEKLLRAIFGEKSSDVRDTSLKLPPGASGTVVEVRVFNRHGVDKDERAMQIEREEIESLGKDRDDELSILERSIYGNVQRVLIGKTAVSGPRGFRKGPITKETLSEVPKSDWWRIGLDDEKTIGELEALKEQYDSSKARLDARFEDKVDKLQRGDELPPGVMKMVKVFVAVKRKLQPGDKMAGRHGNKGVISKINPVEDMPFLPNGRAVDIVLNPLGVPSRMNVGQILETHMGWACSGIGEMINEALKNYHADGKIAALKDTLVHAYGEDEELPKKEAELVELAGNLTNGVPIATPVFDGAREPDIVKMLQKAGFADSGQVTLHDGRTGEKFTRPVTVGFKYLLKLHHLVDDKIHARSIGPYSLVTQQPLGGKAQFGGQRFGEMEVWALEAYGAAYTLQEMLTVKSDDVAGRTKVYESIVRGDDAFEAGIPESFNVLIKEIRSLGLNIELTNG; encoded by the coding sequence ATGTCGCTTTCATTCACAGGTAAAAAACGTATTCGCAAAAGCTTTGGCCGCATTCCGGAAGTCGTCCGTATGCCAAACCTTATCGAAGTTCAAAAAAGCTCTTATAACCAGTTCTTGCAAAAAGATTTGGTGAAAGAAGACCGCGGTGACAATGGCTTGAACGGAACATTCCGCTCTGTCTTCCCCGTGCGCGATTTCAGTGACCGTGCGGTCTTGGAATATGTCAGCTTTGAGTTCGAGCCCCCGAAATTTGACGAAGAAGAGTGTCAGCAGCGCGATATTACATTCGCAGCGCCGCTCAAGGTTAAAATGCGTCTCGTGGTGTTTGATATTGATGACGACACAGGTGCCCGCAGCGTCAAAGACATCAAAGAACAAGACGTCTATATGGGCGATATCCCGTTGATGACGGATAAAGGTACTTTTATTATCAACGGTACAGAACGCGTGATTGTGTCACAAATGCACCGATCACCCGGCGTGTTTTTCGACCATGATAAAGGCAAGGGCCATAGCTCTGGCAAGTTCTTATTCTCAGCCCGTATTATTCCCTACCGTGGGTCGTGGCTTGATTTTGAATTTGATGCCAAAGACGTGCTTTACGCCCGTATTGACCGCCGCCGTAAATTGCCAGCGACGACTGTGCTCTATGCGCTGGGCATGTCCAAAGAGGAAATTCTGGCACAGTTTTATAATGCGATCGATTATAAATTTGATAAGAAAAAAGGTGGCTGGACTCTGCCGTTTAATGCCGATGATTATCGGGGTGCTAAGCTGCAAGCTGATCTTATCGACGCGAAATCTGGCGAAGTGGCCGCGCAAGCCGGTCGCAAGCTCACAAAACGCGGCGCGAAGAAACTCGCGGATGACGGCTTGAAAACCATCCTCATTACGAATGAAGATTTGGCCGAGCGTTACGCAGCCGAAGACATCGTCAATACCTCCACAGGCCAGATTTACGCCGAAGCAGGTGACGAGCTCACGCCAGAAAATATCGAGCTGATTATCGAAGCGGGCATCAAAGAGCTGTCTGTTCTGAACATCGATAACATCAATGTCGGGCCGTATATCCGCACAACATTGGCTGCTGATAAAAACGAGAGCCGTGACGGCGCGCTTGTTGATATTTACCGCGTGATGCGTCCAGGCGAGCCGCCAACACCAGAGGCCGCCGAAGCGCTGTTTGAGAGCCTTTTCTTTGACCAAGAGCGTTACGACCTGTCCGCTGTTGGACGCGTGAAAATGAACATGCGTCTTGATTTGGACGCTTCTGACGAAGAACGCGTGCTCCGCCGCGAAGATTTGCTGGCTGTCGTTGACACATTGGTGAAGCTAAAAGACGGCATTGGCTCTGTTGATGATATTGATAACCTGGGGAACCGCCGCGTGCGTTCTGTCGGTGAATTGATGGAAAACCAATACCGTATTGGTCTTTTGCGGATGGAACGCGCCATTAAAGAACGCATGTCATCTGTCGATATTGAAACAGTAATGCCGCATGATTTGATTAACGCAAAGCCAGCGGCTGCCGTCGTGCGCGAGTTCTTTGGGTCATCACAATTGTCACAATTTATGGACCAAACAAACCCGCTGTCAGAGATTACGCATAAGCGTCGCCTCTCTGCATTGGGGCCAGGGGGTCTAACGCGTGAACGTGCGGGCTTTGAGGTTCGCGATGTTCACCCAACGCACTACGGTCGGATTTGCCCGATTGAAACGCCAGAAGGTCCGAACATTGGTCTGATTAACTCGCTTGCCACACATGCGCGGGTGAACAAATACGGCTTCATCGAAAGCCCGTACCGCAAGATTGTCAACGGCAAGCTGACGGACGAAGTCGTCTATGTCTCCGCTATGGAAGAAGCCCGCTATTCAGTGGCCCAAGCCAATGCCGCGATTACAGATAAAGGCGAGCTGGCCGATGAATTTGTAACGTGTCGCGTCAACGGCGAAGTGACGCCTGTGGCTCGCGAAGATGTGGACTTCATTGACGTTAGCCCTAAACAGCTTGTCTCTGTTGCGGCGGCGTTGATTCCGTTCCTAGAGAATGATGATGCGAACCGCGCCCTTATGGGATCAAACATGATGCGCCAGGCTGTGCCGCTTCTAAAGGCCGAAGCGCCTTTGGTCGGTACAGGTATGGAATCTGTTGTGGCGCTTGATTCGGGCGCGACTGTTGCGGCCAAACGCACAGGTATCGTCGAGCAAGTCGACGCGACCCGTATTGTTATCCGTGCGACGAAGGAAACAGATTTGAAAAAATCTGGCGTTGATATCTATAACCTTTTGAAATTCCAGCGCTCTAACCAGTCGACCTGTATTAACCAGCGTCCATTGGTGCGTGTGGGTGATGAAGTAAAAGTCGGCGATATTATTGCCGATGGCCCGTCAACAGACCTCGGCGAGTTGGCCCTCGGCCGTAACGTGCTGGTCGCGTTTATGCCCTGGAATGGCTATAACTTCGAGGATTCAATCCTCATCTCCGAACGCATCGTGACTGATGATGTTTACACATCTGTCCACCTGGAAGAATTCTCTGTCATGGCCCGCGATACAAAGCTTGGGCCAGAGGAAATCACGCGTGATATTCCCAATGTCGGCGAAGAAGCGCTCCGTAATCTTGACGAAGCCGGTATCGTGGCTGTGGGTGCCGAAGTGCACTCTGGCGATATCCTTGTCGGTAAAGTCACGCCAAAAGGCGAAAGCCCGATGACACCCGAAGAGAAGCTCCTGCGGGCTATCTTTGGTGAAAAATCATCCGACGTGCGCGATACATCTTTGAAACTGCCGCCCGGTGCGTCCGGTACGGTCGTCGAAGTGCGCGTGTTTAACCGTCACGGCGTTGATAAAGACGAACGCGCGATGCAAATCGAGCGTGAAGAGATTGAGAGCCTTGGTAAAGACCGTGATGACGAGCTATCTATTCTAGAGCGTTCTATTTACGGTAACGTGCAGCGTGTGCTTATCGGTAAGACAGCCGTCTCTGGCCCGCGCGGTTTCCGCAAAGGCCCAATTACGAAAGAAACGCTCTCTGAGGTACCAAAATCTGATTGGTGGCGCATTGGTCTTGATGACGAGAAAACAATTGGCGAGCTAGAAGCGCTTAAAGAGCAATATGACAGCTCCAAAGCCCGTCTTGATGCGCGTTTTGAAGACAAAGTCGACAAGCTACAGCGCGGTGACGAATTGCCGCCAGGCGTGATGAAAATGGTCAAAGTTTTCGTCGCGGTGAAGCGTAAGCTTCAGCCTGGTGATAAAATGGCGGGTCGTCACGGTAACAAGGGTGTTATCTCCAAGATTAACCCTGTTGAAGATATGCCGTTCCTGCCCAATGGTCGTGCCGTTGATATCGTGCTTAATCCGCTAGGCGTGCCGTCGCGGATGAACGTCGGTCAGATCTTAGAGACCCATATGGGTTGGGCTTGCTCTGGTATTGGCGAGATGATCAATGAGGCGCTGAAAAACTATCATGCAGATGGTAAGATTGCCGCACTGAAAGATACGCTTGTCCATGCTTATGGTGAAGACGAAGAACTGCCGAAAAAAGAGGCAGAGCTTGTTGAGCTTGCGGGCAATTTGACTAATGGTGTGCCGATTGCAACGCCCGTCTTTGACGGTGCACGCGAACCTGATATCGTGAAGATGCTGCAAAAAGCAGGTTTTGCCGATAGCGGTCAAGTGACATTGCATGATGGTCGTACGGGCGAGAAGTTTACGCGCCCTGTCACCGTTGGTTTCAAATATCTATTGAAACTGCACCACTTGGTTGATGACAAAATCCACGCCCGTTCAATTGGACCGTACTCACTCGTCACGCAGCAACCGCTGGGTGGTAAAGCGCAGTTCGGTGGACAGCGCTTTGGTGAGATGGAAGTCTGGGCCTTGGAGGCTTACGGTGCGGCTTACACGCTACAAGAAATGCTGACGGTGAAGTCAGATGACGTGGCGGGCCGGACGAAAGTTTATGAGTCCATTGTGCGCGGCGATGACGCGTTCGAGGCTGGTATTCCAGAGAGCTTTAACGTGCTGATCAAAGAGATCCGCTCATTGGGCCTCAATATCGAACTGACGAACGGTTAA
- the rpoC gene encoding DNA-directed RNA polymerase subunit beta', translating into MNQEVMNIFNPAQEGPTFDRIRISLASPEKILSWSFGEIRKPETINYRTFKPEKDGLFCARIFGPVKDYECLCGKYKRMKYKGVVCEKCGVEVTVTRVRRERMGHIELAAPCAHIWFLKSLPSRISTMLDMQLKIVERVLYFESYVVTEPGLTSLEERQTLTEEEYIDAQAEFGEDSFTAGIGAEAIREMLMNLDLEAEIERVRFDMTETGSELKLKKYAKRLKLLESFVASGNRPEWMVLTIVPVIPPELRPLVPLDGGRFATSDLNDLYRRVINRNNRLKRLIELRAPDIIIRNEKRMLQESVDALFDNGRRGRVITGANKRPLKSMSDMLKGKQGRFRQNLLGKRVDYSGRSVIVVGPELKLHECGLPKKMALELFKPFIYSRLDAKGLSGTVKQSKKLVEKERPEVWDILDEVIREHPVLLNRAPTLHRLGIQAFEPKLTEGKAIRLHPLVCAAFNADFDGDQMAVHVPLSIEAQLEARVLMMSTNNILSPANGRPIIVPSQDIVLGLYYMSLMRDNEKGEGMMFASMAEVEAALDAGMVSVHSKVIGRFPVTHDDGSTTWETAETSPGRLKIAEYLPRHPLIKYDEINKTLTKKEIGKLIDVVYRHAGQKATVIFADKIMGLGFREAAKAGISFGKDDMIIPAEKKIEVDKTQQMVSDFEQQYADGLITKGEKYNKVVDAWSKCTDKVADAMMNEAAKDRKLINSVFMMADSGARGSKNQMKQLAGMRGLMAKPSGEIIETPITANFKEGLSVLDYFNSTHGARKGLADTALKTANSGYLTRRLVDVAQDCIVTEQDCGTDQGIELAPVVDGGDIVVSLGERMLGRTTAEDLHDPRNGELLYPANTYIDEDLAAEIDASGAQNARVRSALTCETRYGICATCYGRDLARGTKVNMGEAVGVIAAQSIGEPGTQLTMRTFHIGGTASVSDKSVIESSNEGKAVYEDANFVKDKTGAFIVMGRNMLIKVVDKDGKELETHKVSYGTRVAVEDGSKVTRGQKLAEWDPYATPIITEVGGKVATLDMIEGVSAREETDEETGISSKVVIDWRASAKGAEIQPVAVIQDKDGEPVKLGSGNIARYMLAVGAVMSVNDGDMVEPGDVVARIPKGGATQRDITGGLPRVAELFEARRPKDDAIIADIDGKIEFTRDYKNKRKITILPDDESAEPTSFLIAKGKHMLVQDGDKVKKGDYLLDGNPAPHDILQIMGVEALAEYLVDEVQGVYRLQGVPINDKHIEVIVRQMLQKVEVVDPADTTLIRGEQMDKIEFEKTNEALFERDKNARMATSTPVLLGITKASLQTRSFISAASFQETTRVLTEASVSGKEDMLEGLKENVIVGRLIPAGTGSNLRQYQKVANERDKVVIAERAAAAPTLEEFPAELDGDAAAE; encoded by the coding sequence ATGAACCAAGAGGTCATGAACATTTTCAACCCTGCGCAAGAAGGCCCAACCTTCGACCGTATCCGCATTTCACTCGCATCACCTGAGAAAATCCTCAGCTGGTCATTTGGTGAGATTCGCAAGCCTGAGACCATAAATTACCGTACGTTCAAGCCTGAAAAAGACGGCCTGTTTTGTGCGCGTATCTTTGGCCCTGTCAAAGATTACGAATGTCTCTGCGGTAAATATAAGCGCATGAAATATAAGGGCGTCGTTTGCGAAAAATGCGGCGTAGAAGTCACGGTTACCCGCGTTCGCCGCGAACGTATGGGCCATATCGAGCTTGCCGCACCGTGCGCGCATATCTGGTTCCTAAAATCACTGCCGTCGCGTATTTCAACCATGCTGGATATGCAGCTGAAAATCGTTGAGCGTGTGCTTTATTTTGAAAGCTACGTCGTCACAGAGCCAGGCCTGACCTCGCTTGAAGAACGCCAGACGCTGACAGAAGAAGAATATATCGACGCGCAAGCCGAATTTGGCGAAGACAGCTTTACCGCAGGTATCGGCGCCGAAGCCATTCGCGAAATGCTGATGAACCTTGACCTTGAGGCCGAGATTGAGCGCGTGCGCTTTGATATGACCGAAACAGGATCAGAGCTGAAGCTGAAAAAATACGCCAAGCGTCTGAAACTGCTAGAGAGCTTTGTCGCCTCTGGTAACCGTCCAGAGTGGATGGTCCTGACAATTGTGCCGGTTATCCCGCCAGAGCTGCGCCCGCTCGTGCCGCTGGATGGGGGTCGTTTTGCGACGTCTGATCTAAACGATCTATACCGCCGCGTGATTAACCGTAACAACCGCCTGAAGCGCCTGATCGAGCTTCGCGCACCAGACATCATCATTCGTAATGAAAAGCGTATGTTGCAAGAATCTGTTGACGCGCTGTTTGATAATGGTCGTCGCGGTCGCGTGATCACAGGGGCCAATAAACGCCCTCTGAAATCTATGTCAGATATGCTTAAGGGTAAGCAGGGCCGTTTCCGTCAAAACTTGCTCGGTAAGCGCGTTGACTACTCTGGTCGTTCCGTGATTGTGGTTGGCCCAGAGCTAAAACTGCATGAATGTGGTCTGCCCAAGAAAATGGCGCTGGAACTCTTCAAGCCGTTTATCTATTCGCGCCTTGATGCCAAAGGTCTATCGGGGACTGTTAAACAGTCCAAGAAGCTGGTCGAAAAAGAGCGTCCCGAGGTTTGGGATATCCTTGACGAGGTTATCCGCGAGCACCCTGTGCTGCTTAACCGTGCGCCAACGCTTCACCGTTTGGGTATCCAAGCGTTTGAACCCAAGCTGACTGAAGGTAAAGCCATTCGCTTGCACCCGCTTGTCTGTGCGGCCTTTAACGCTGACTTTGATGGTGACCAAATGGCCGTTCACGTGCCGCTGTCTATCGAAGCACAGCTTGAAGCGCGCGTGCTTATGATGTCGACAAACAACATCCTATCGCCTGCCAATGGTCGTCCGATTATTGTGCCGTCACAGGATATTGTGCTGGGTCTATATTACATGTCCCTGATGCGCGATAATGAGAAAGGCGAGGGCATGATGTTTGCCTCTATGGCCGAGGTCGAAGCTGCGCTGGACGCGGGCATGGTGTCTGTGCATTCCAAAGTCATTGGCCGGTTCCCGGTCACACATGACGACGGCAGCACAACATGGGAAACTGCCGAGACATCGCCGGGCCGCTTAAAGATCGCAGAATATCTGCCGCGTCACCCGCTGATTAAATATGACGAGATTAACAAGACGCTGACCAAGAAAGAAATTGGGAAGCTGATTGACGTTGTCTACCGCCATGCGGGTCAAAAGGCGACGGTCATCTTTGCTGATAAAATCATGGGCCTTGGTTTCCGCGAAGCCGCCAAAGCCGGTATCTCGTTTGGTAAAGACGATATGATTATCCCAGCCGAGAAGAAAATCGAGGTTGATAAGACCCAGCAAATGGTGTCGGATTTTGAACAGCAATATGCAGATGGTCTGATTACCAAAGGCGAGAAATATAACAAAGTCGTCGATGCATGGTCAAAGTGTACGGACAAAGTGGCGGACGCCATGATGAACGAAGCGGCCAAAGACCGTAAACTGATTAACTCTGTCTTTATGATGGCGGATTCAGGCGCGCGTGGTTCTAAAAACCAGATGAAACAGCTGGCGGGTATGCGCGGCCTTATGGCCAAGCCGTCGGGTGAGATTATCGAGACACCGATTACGGCCAACTTTAAAGAAGGCCTATCGGTTCTGGATTACTTTAACTCCACCCACGGTGCGCGTAAGGGTCTTGCTGATACAGCGCTTAAAACGGCGAACTCGGGTTATCTGACCCGTCGTCTGGTGGACGTCGCGCAAGACTGTATCGTCACAGAGCAAGATTGCGGCACGGACCAAGGTATCGAACTCGCCCCTGTTGTTGACGGTGGTGACATTGTTGTGTCCCTCGGTGAGCGTATGCTGGGCCGGACCACAGCCGAAGACCTGCACGATCCGCGTAATGGCGAACTGCTATATCCTGCCAATACTTATATTGACGAAGACCTGGCGGCAGAAATTGATGCCTCTGGTGCGCAAAACGCACGTGTGCGCTCTGCGCTGACGTGTGAGACACGCTACGGTATTTGTGCGACCTGTTACGGTCGTGATTTGGCGCGCGGTACCAAAGTCAATATGGGCGAAGCAGTCGGTGTTATCGCCGCGCAGTCCATTGGCGAACCGGGCACACAGCTGACCATGCGGACATTCCACATTGGCGGTACAGCGTCTGTGTCAGACAAATCTGTCATTGAATCGTCTAACGAAGGTAAAGCCGTCTATGAGGACGCCAATTTTGTGAAAGACAAAACAGGCGCCTTCATCGTCATGGGTCGTAACATGCTCATTAAAGTCGTCGATAAAGACGGCAAAGAGCTTGAGACGCATAAGGTCAGCTACGGCACACGTGTCGCGGTTGAGGACGGATCAAAGGTCACGCGCGGTCAGAAATTGGCCGAATGGGATCCATATGCAACGCCGATTATCACCGAAGTCGGTGGTAAAGTTGCGACGCTTGATATGATCGAAGGTGTCTCTGCCCGCGAAGAAACGGACGAAGAAACCGGTATTAGCTCTAAGGTCGTGATTGACTGGCGTGCTTCTGCTAAGGGTGCTGAAATTCAGCCTGTGGCGGTTATCCAAGATAAAGACGGCGAACCCGTCAAGCTTGGCTCTGGCAATATTGCCCGTTACATGCTTGCCGTTGGTGCGGTTATGTCCGTTAATGATGGCGACATGGTTGAACCTGGTGACGTGGTTGCGCGTATCCCTAAAGGCGGTGCGACACAGCGTGATATTACAGGTGGTCTGCCGCGCGTTGCGGAATTGTTCGAAGCGCGCCGTCCAAAAGATGACGCGATTATCGCTGATATCGACGGCAAGATTGAATTTACGCGCGATTATAAAAACAAGCGTAAGATTACAATCCTACCTGATGACGAAAGCGCAGAGCCAACATCATTCCTGATTGCCAAAGGTAAGCATATGCTTGTCCAAGATGGCGATAAGGTCAAAAAAGGTGACTATCTGCTCGACGGTAATCCAGCGCCGCATGACATCCTACAAATTATGGGTGTCGAAGCATTGGCGGAATATCTCGTTGACGAAGTGCAAGGCGTTTACCGTCTGCAAGGCGTGCCGATTAACGACAAACATATCGAAGTTATCGTGCGTCAAATGCTGCAAAAAGTCGAAGTCGTTGACCCAGCGGATACAACGCTGATCCGCGGTGAACAGATGGACAAAATTGAGTTTGAAAAAACCAATGAAGCCCTGTTTGAACGTGATAAAAATGCCCGCATGGCGACCAGCACCCCTGTGCTGCTCGGTATTACCAAGGCATCGTTGCAAACGCGCAGCTTTATCTCCGCAGCGTCATTCCAAGAGACCACACGTGTCCTGACCGAGGCATCTGTCTCTGGTAAGGAAGACATGCTCGAAGGTCTGAAGGAAAACGTGATCGTGGGTCGCCTGATCCCAGCGGGTACAGGTTCGAACCTGCGTCAGTACCAAAAGGTCGCGAACGAGCGTGACAAAGTCGTCATCGCCGAACGCGCTGCCGCCGCCCCAACGCTGGAAGAGTTCCCAGCGGAGTTGGACGGAGACGCCGCTGCTGAATAG
- a CDS encoding alternative oxidase, whose translation MTKATHATNTAHHGPYTPSPRDVRHDLDIDSHVAPVTFSDKIAYAFVKALRFVADKFFAKRYGHRAVVLETVAAVPGMVGGLLQHLTALRYMRDDEGWIRMLLDEAENERMHLMTFIEIAQPNRFERFLIMMTQFFFYNAYFFLYLFAPRTAHRVVGYFEEEAVVSYTQYLAEVDAGRHENVPAPDIAIGYWKLPANARLRDVIIAVRADEMEHRDVNHGYVDVIDGRRKKEAFAQEV comes from the coding sequence ATGACAAAAGCAACCCACGCGACCAACACCGCCCATCACGGCCCCTATACGCCGTCCCCGCGCGATGTACGGCATGATTTGGATATCGACAGCCACGTCGCCCCTGTCACGTTCAGCGATAAAATTGCCTACGCTTTTGTGAAGGCTTTGCGCTTTGTCGCGGATAAGTTTTTTGCCAAACGTTATGGCCACCGGGCTGTGGTGTTGGAAACTGTGGCGGCTGTGCCAGGTATGGTCGGCGGGCTTTTACAGCACCTCACCGCGCTGCGTTATATGCGTGATGATGAGGGCTGGATCAGGATGTTGCTAGATGAGGCCGAGAATGAGCGTATGCACCTCATGACCTTTATCGAGATCGCACAGCCCAATCGGTTCGAGCGGTTCCTTATCATGATGACGCAGTTCTTTTTCTATAATGCCTATTTCTTCCTCTATCTTTTCGCGCCGCGTACAGCCCACCGCGTTGTTGGGTATTTTGAGGAAGAAGCGGTCGTAAGCTATACGCAATATCTTGCGGAGGTCGACGCAGGCCGCCATGAAAATGTCCCCGCGCCAGACATCGCGATTGGGTATTGGAAGCTGCCCGCCAATGCTCGACTGCGCGACGTCATCATTGCGGTGCGTGCCGACGAAATGGAACATCGCGACGTCAACCACGGCTATGTCGATGTCATAGACGGCCGCCGCAAGAAAGAGGCGTTCGCGCAGGAGGTTTAG
- a CDS encoding LysR family transcriptional regulator, producing MNLRHIEVFHAVFVTGSVSGGARALNVSQPSVSKVLKHAEDQLGFKLFDRISGRLIPTEKGIKLFDEVQPLVDQLNELSRFTANLKHTKSGHLRFAMTPAFGLEIGPVALARFVKNNPDITIETETLHAHQVVKALLDNQIDTGLVFDAPAFPGIQKLQIGQTEFVCIAPEGLSLPSNGPLKISDLRAYPLVTLNQKSVLGKVLSLKLEDAFDSKINSNIVVETYHLAKRLVKQNAGIAIIDSITAFSGDISGLQIRALTPGIKINVDIIMRLNEPQAKHQSLFNAELRSAMRQFREKLNLTST from the coding sequence ATGAATTTAAGGCATATTGAAGTTTTCCATGCAGTGTTTGTGACAGGCTCGGTGAGTGGTGGCGCGCGGGCGTTAAATGTCTCTCAGCCGAGTGTGAGCAAAGTGCTTAAACATGCCGAGGATCAGCTTGGGTTTAAATTATTCGATCGTATCTCTGGCCGGCTGATTCCGACTGAGAAAGGCATAAAACTATTTGATGAAGTTCAGCCACTTGTCGATCAGTTAAATGAGTTGAGCCGTTTCACAGCGAATTTAAAGCACACAAAATCAGGACATTTACGGTTTGCGATGACGCCCGCTTTTGGGCTTGAAATTGGCCCTGTGGCTTTGGCACGGTTTGTAAAAAATAATCCAGACATCACTATTGAAACTGAAACTTTACACGCGCATCAAGTTGTCAAAGCTCTGCTCGACAATCAAATCGATACAGGTCTTGTATTTGATGCGCCTGCTTTTCCCGGCATTCAGAAGCTCCAAATTGGCCAAACTGAATTTGTTTGTATTGCGCCTGAAGGTCTAAGCCTGCCGAGTAACGGCCCCTTGAAAATTTCCGATTTACGGGCCTATCCCTTAGTGACGCTCAATCAAAAGAGTGTTCTTGGTAAAGTCTTATCGCTCAAACTCGAAGACGCGTTTGACTCTAAAATCAACAGTAACATTGTTGTAGAGACGTATCATCTTGCAAAGCGGCTGGTTAAGCAAAATGCGGGCATTGCGATCATTGATTCGATTACCGCTTTTTCTGGCGATATTAGTGGTCTTCAAATACGGGCTCTGACGCCGGGTATAAAAATCAATGTCGATATTATTATGCGCCTGAACGAACCCCAGGCCAAACATCAGTCCTTGTTTAATGCGGAATTGCGGTCAGCCATGCGTCAATTTCGAGAAAAATTGAACTTAACGTCAACATAA